AACTGCCAGATCAGCGCAATGAGGCCATGAGGGCGTTTGCTGCACAATATTTCCCCGGTTGTGAGTCTGCCGGGGTTGCTGCCGCCTGGCTGAAGTTTGGGGAGGCCATGGATAACTATCCCTTTTCCCTGCCGTACCTTTACTCAGGTCCGACAAACTTCGCCTTTATCCTACCTCTTCAGTTCGGTCCGCTTACTGGTAAACCGGTTGGTCCGTGCCATTTACTTGCTGAGCGAGGGGATGACATGGGGGCGGCGCTAGGAGATTACAGTATTGAGGAAATCATCACTGGGTTTGAACGGTTGTCGGGACTCTGGATTGACGGGCTTCAGACTTTGCGGGTTGCTTTGCAGTCATGCCAGGATGCCCATGTACGGGAAGAACTCGACACCGCCGCTGTCTGCTGGCATTCGTTCCGCAGCACCGCCAACTTCTGCAAGGTTTACCGGTTGCGCCGTCAATGGAATGACCGAATGTTGCCGGAGTATCAGTCGATTATCCGAGATGAATTGAAGAACCTTCGTGACGTTCTTCCGATCCTGAGGCGGGATCCTCGTTTCGGTTATCACATTGAAGCCCATGGGTATCAGTATGATGCGGATAGCGTGGCCGCTAAGATTGAGTCACTTGCTGGTGAGAGGTATGTCTCACTCGAAGACGTGAAGGAGAATCGGGTGTGAATAACCAGCCTTATTTGAAGGCAAAATTACTCGATACCGTTGATCTTGAGTCGTGGGAGCGGATTGGTCAGGTTTTTGCCAATGTACCGGGGGTGGAGTCGCAACAGGCGTGGCGTGCTGAACCGGCGCCCGAGTTCCGCTCCATGCGCGTGAAAACGGGATGGACCCGAGATGCTTTGTATATCTATGCTGAACTCGAGGATGCAGACATCTTCAATCCGGAGAAGCAATTTAACGCTCCATCATTCCTGTCGGGCGACGTTTTCGAGATATTCCTGCGGCCCTGCGATCAGGAGTCATACGTCGAGCTCCATGTGACGCCAGAGAACCAGAAACTCCAGTTACGCATTCCCTCTGCAAGCGTGTTTGTCGAACCCCGTGCCAAGCCTGGCATTCCTCCAGAGTGGTTTATCAACCGGGTTATTGAAAGCCGAGTCCGGGTGAATCCCGACGCCCAGCGGTGGGAAGTGGTGGCGGAGATCCCGTTTGCCATGGTCTGCGAGGTATTCCTACCGAAGCCCAGTGACCGGTGGCTGTTCTCGTTCAGCCGGTACGACTACACTCGTGGGCGCGAAAAGCCAGTATTGTCATCCACCTCGCCGCATGCCGTACTGAACTTTCATCGGCAAGAAGAGTGGGGCGAGTTACGGTTTGTGTAAGCACTGGAATCGAAAAACGAAACGACACATTATCCTCTTGTTCCTCGCTCCGGTGCGGCATACAGTCACTATGCGTTGATCAATCCAACGAAGGAGCCGAGATGAAAACCAAGAGTGAAATTATTGCAGAGTTGGCGGAAACAGCCGGAGTCGAAAAGAAGCAAGCGGCGGAGATGCTGGAGACTCTGGTCAAAATAGCATATCGCGAAGCCTCGGCGGGTTTCCAGATTCCAGGCCTTGGCAAACTCATCAAGGTTGAGCGCAAGGCTCGCACAGGCCGCAATCCCGCCACCGGTGAGACGCTTCAAATTCCCGCCAAGACCGTCCTGAAATTCAAAATTGCCAAGGCGGCCAAGGATGCGATTTTGGGTTAACATATCGGATGGAAAGGGACGATGGGGATAGTAATTTGTTATCCGTTCATCATGGTAGAACTCGTTGCTTAAACTATCATCATTGGGTGTTCTGGAGTTTATCCAGGTGGACGCCGACCTCTGATTGCGTCAGGGGCTTTTGCTTTAGTTCTCCATGGGCCAGCCCCGAATGAAATTACGATTCATTCTAAGTGTTCGATTAATGTTGATTATGAATCGATCAGAATGTATAAACTGAGACGTGAAAGATTTAAGAAATAGAGCGGAAGGCTATCTGACTAAGCTCGATGAGCGTCTGGGACCCTTTGTTCCCCGTGCCATCCTCTCATTGCCGTTGTATCTGCGGGAACGTTTCTCCGTGTTCTCCGCGAGGGTGTTTGGTCGGAACTGGCTTCTTGCAATTGAGGAAGATGGCTGGGACGCGGGGACCCCAACGGAATATCGGCAGCACTGGCAGCAACTGAAAAAGGCGACCGGAGAGGAACATGTCGCTATCGTCTTGCCCAGTCTCTCCGCAACCGTGCGAAATCGCATGATTGGGCAGGGGGTTCCTTTCCTGATCCCGGACACGCAGATATTCCTGCCGGAGTCTATCACACTGCTGAGGGAGAATTTCGCAACCTTGGCGTCCGGCCCCGGCAAGCCGCTCTCCCCGCCAGCTCAGGTGTTGCTGTTGTTGCAAGTGCAGCAAGGCGGGCTGGAAGAACTTTCCGCCAAGGAACTGTCCGCAAGGTTGGGATTTTGCAGGGCTTCGATGTCGAATGCGACATCCGAGCTGGAACAGAACAATCTTTGCGAGACCTCTCGCGAGGGTAAGGAACAACGGATTCATTTCAAGGGGGCCGCATCCGGCCTGTGGGAATCGGCCTTGCCTTTGTTGCGATCCCCAGTATTGAAAACTCTGTATGTAAGGTGGACGTCCCCCGTTGAAGGTGTTAAACGGGCGGGCATTTCCGCCTTGGCGCAACGAACTCAGCTCGCTGAGGATTCGGTTCCGGTTTTTGCGATGCCGGAAAAGCGCATCCGGATGGGGCTGGAACATGGACAACTGACTGGTTGTGTGGATCGTTATGAGGCTAACGCCGAAGTCGAGGCGTGGCGGTACGATCCTGCCCTGCTCTCTGATGGGCCGGATGTCGATCCGCTGTCCCTGTTTTTGAGTCTCCGGAACAGCCCGGATGAACGGGTACAAGCGGAACTTGCTGATATGATGGAGGCATTGCCATGGCGGTAAAAGGGCTGGATCGATTCATTGAATATCTTTCAGGGCACCGCGACTCCTTCGTGCTGATCGGCGGCACTGCTTGCGACATGTGGTTCACAGAACAGAACCTTTTGTTCCGAGCCACCAAGGATCTCGACGTCGTATTGATCCTCGAAAAGATCAACCCCGCCTTCGTCTCGCGTTTCTGGACCTTGATACGAGACGGTCAGTACCAGATCAAGAACCGTAGCGAGGGTGAATCACCGGTCCTGTACCGCTTCGAGAAACCCGTCGCGGAGGGTTTTCCCTTCAAGGTTGAGCTTTTCTGTCGTTATAACCCCGGTCTGGATATAGATTCCGAACAACGCATCGTTCCAATACGGATGGAGGATGCCCAAAGTCTGTCAGCGATTCTGCTCCATGACAGCTATTACGGCTTTCTGATCGAACATTGTCGTGAGTCGCGGGGTATTCTGGTTGCCGACGCGGGAGCATTGATCCCGCTTAAGGCTCGGGCGTGGCTAGACCTGACTGCCCGCAAGGCAACCGGGGAAAAGGTTGATGATCGGGACATCAAGAAGCACCGGTATGATGTTTTCCGGCTCGCTGTGCTCCTGCCCGATAACCAGACGGTTTCCCTGCCCGAGGAACTCGCCAATGATGTCAGTGTGTTTCTGAATCTTCATCCCGCTGATCACTCGGACTGGGAGTCCATCCGGAATGCGATCCGGCCAACGGTGGGTGGTTCCATATTGCCGGAAAAGCTGATTTTGGCAATCAGAGGTTATTTTAAGCTCGGCACAATCTGAGAGTGACGACACGAAGCCCTTGGATTCCTGCACACCCTGCTGCAAGTACGAAGTCTATGTGGGCTACCTGCGCCAGCTTCTCGGGTCTGGCAAGGTGGCTACCCGCTCATAAAGGTGCTTCCGCATGATCCTGACAGTTGTAACTTCGGTCATGGTATGGCCTTTGTCATGGCTTTTCCGTTACCGTGCCGCCCTGTGTGAAACTCACTGTCGGCAAACTGGCAATGGCCGTCGCTTTCTGCCCCTCGTCGGCATGGGAGTAAAGTTCGGTCATCGCCGGCGATCCATGCCCCACCAATTCTTGAATCGCGACCTGCGGCACCCGGTTGGCAGCGCACAGGCTTACGAATGAATGACGCAGACTATGGAAACCAACCCGGACAATGGCCCGCTTCCGGTGCTTGCCGCCTGCCTCTTCCGTGGTCTGAATATCGCAGTCGGTGAAATGAGCCTGAATGCGTTTGGAGATCGTGGTCGCGCCTTCCTTTAGGTGTAACCCGGCATCATCGGGGAACAAATACACGGCGCCCGGCTTCGCCTGTGTCTTCAACTGCAGCAACATGACTTCCAGCACTGGATGCAAGGGGAACGTTATTACCTTCCCTTTTCGGCGGGTTTTGTTCGGGATCCTCTTTATGATGTGTTTGTCCAAGTCCAGTTCGTTCCATCGGAGGGTCACCACGTCGCCCAGTCGAAGGCCGGTGTAGAGCCCTATCGCCAACCAGTAACGCAGATTTCCTTTTGCCTTGGCGCAAACACTGGTCAGTTCCTCGGTGGTCAAGTTCCGGCGCCCTTGGGTTTCATTTTCCAGTGCGGAGATTTCCGCCCATACATCATCCGATAATCCCGCCCGCGTCCGTAGAACCTTAAACATGCTCCGCAGAAACTTGATCGATGCGTTGTAGGTCCGGGGGGCGATGCCGCTCTGCCATAGGTAGGTTGCGTATTCCTCGGCCAGCCCCGGAGTGACTTCATGCAGAGCGGTTACTTCTGGGTGCGTTTTGGTCAGCCAGTGTTTGAATCCGGTTTTGACTTTCCGGTTCCCGTTTTTCTTGGCATGTTCCTGTCCCCAGTGTGCCTGGTACATTTTGATGGTCGCCGGGCTTGGGTTGCGTTTCTTGGGATTGTCCAGCCAGGACTGCCAGGCATCCGCAATCGGCAACTGGATGGTCAGGCTCTTCCGCAACCGTTCGGCGAACGTGATTCGCCTGGGTTCCTGTTCCCGCTTTGGCAACTGGTCGATCGCTTCAGTCAAACGGGCAAAAAGGGCATCCACCGATTCCCCACCCCGGACTTCAACCAGCATCCGGGTAAGTTCGGCCTCGGCGGCCGCTTTCGCGTCCTCCGCCGCCTTTTTACCCTCGGTTGGCGCAAGAACACCAGTTGACCGACAGTAGTCTTTCTTGTTATGCATAAAGCGTGCATACCACATTCCGGACCGTATAAAGATTTGAGCCATGATGCAAAGTTCCTTCGGGTTCTATGTTTCTGGATATCTCCGGTTTCTTGTCGTAGCATATCTCATCACATAGGTGGAGGGCGAGGGAAATGGTCGTAGCAAAGTCGTATCAGCAGGAGTTCAGCGGGGAAAGACAATCAATGGAAGGCTTGATTTAATTGGGGCGAATGACGGGGCTCGAACCCGCGACATTCAGAATCACAATCTGACGCTCTAACCAACTGAGCTACATTCGCCATGCCGTTTGCAGGGGCGAATCATCCACACACAGGGCCGGGGAATCAAGCAAAATCAAATGAAAATATTGGCGTTAGAACTTTCAACCCACATTGGGTCTCTGGCCCTCCTCGACGGGGATTCGGTGACATGTCAAAAAGAGTGGGTGGCCGAAGGTCGTCAACTGCGTCCCATCTTCGCGGATATCCATGCCTTTTCAGCGAAAGGGGCCTGGGATTGGCAGGGGTTGGATCACCTGGCGGTGGGGGTCGGGCCGGGGGCTTTCTCCGGGCTCCGCATGGCTGTGGCCGGGATCCGGGGCCTGGCACTTCCCGATCACAAGCCGGTGATGGCGGTGTCGAGTGCCAGCGCTCTTGCCTGGTCAGTCCTGCAGGAGACGGGTGCCCAACGGGTGGTCGTTCTGGGCGATGCCCGGCGACACGAGTTGTGGGCCGGCTGTTTTGGCTGGGAACAGGGACAAGTATCACGCCTGGGCGATTGGATCGTGACGGGGGTGGAGCAGTTGCCCGACTTACTGAAAGTGCCGGGGACGGTATGGGTGACCTCGGATTGGGACCGGATTCAGGAACCGTTAACGGCTTACTGTCCGGCCGGTGTGGGGCTGATTCAGGAGGCGCGGATCCCCCAGGCGGCGATGGTCGCCCAGGTGGTGGCGCAGCGGGTCGCGTCCGGCCTTCAGGGGGAGGCCTT
This genomic interval from bacterium contains the following:
- a CDS encoding HU family DNA-binding protein, giving the protein MKTKSEIIAELAETAGVEKKQAAEMLETLVKIAYREASAGFQIPGLGKLIKVERKARTGRNPATGETLQIPAKTVLKFKIAKAAKDAILG
- a CDS encoding nucleotidyl transferase AbiEii/AbiGii toxin family protein encodes the protein MAVKGLDRFIEYLSGHRDSFVLIGGTACDMWFTEQNLLFRATKDLDVVLILEKINPAFVSRFWTLIRDGQYQIKNRSEGESPVLYRFEKPVAEGFPFKVELFCRYNPGLDIDSEQRIVPIRMEDAQSLSAILLHDSYYGFLIEHCRESRGILVADAGALIPLKARAWLDLTARKATGEKVDDRDIKKHRYDVFRLAVLLPDNQTVSLPEELANDVSVFLNLHPADHSDWESIRNAIRPTVGGSILPEKLILAIRGYFKLGTI
- a CDS encoding site-specific integrase, which translates into the protein MAQIFIRSGMWYARFMHNKKDYCRSTGVLAPTEGKKAAEDAKAAAEAELTRMLVEVRGGESVDALFARLTEAIDQLPKREQEPRRITFAERLRKSLTIQLPIADAWQSWLDNPKKRNPSPATIKMYQAHWGQEHAKKNGNRKVKTGFKHWLTKTHPEVTALHEVTPGLAEEYATYLWQSGIAPRTYNASIKFLRSMFKVLRTRAGLSDDVWAEISALENETQGRRNLTTEELTSVCAKAKGNLRYWLAIGLYTGLRLGDVVTLRWNELDLDKHIIKRIPNKTRRKGKVITFPLHPVLEVMLLQLKTQAKPGAVYLFPDDAGLHLKEGATTISKRIQAHFTDCDIQTTEEAGGKHRKRAIVRVGFHSLRHSFVSLCAANRVPQVAIQELVGHGSPAMTELYSHADEGQKATAIASLPTVSFTQGGTVTEKP
- the tsaB gene encoding tRNA (adenosine(37)-N6)-threonylcarbamoyltransferase complex dimerization subunit type 1 TsaB — translated: MKILALELSTHIGSLALLDGDSVTCQKEWVAEGRQLRPIFADIHAFSAKGAWDWQGLDHLAVGVGPGAFSGLRMAVAGIRGLALPDHKPVMAVSSASALAWSVLQETGAQRVVVLGDARRHELWAGCFGWEQGQVSRLGDWIVTGVEQLPDLLKVPGTVWVTSDWDRIQEPLTAYCPAGVGLIQEARIPQAAMVAQVVAQRVASGLQGEALAPIYVHPAVSVAPRF